Proteins encoded in a region of the Mucilaginibacter sabulilitoris genome:
- a CDS encoding LytR/AlgR family response regulator transcription factor, giving the protein MMLKFVVIDDEPLALEVLDGYLKKLDGVHSASLFSHTAEALLYLENHQVDVLLLDIKMPEMTGIEFLKALSDPPLTIFTTAYRNYAFEGYELGVIDFLLKPISFTRFNQSISKVREFLELKMQHSKIEAISDESENFVFVKSGVQRIKLQFDDVIYIQGLKDYAIVFTHSGKILLKGSIKAMLDIFPNNRFVRVHKSFIVSIQKITRLESNQVLLNSQQIPIGRHFKDDLEKSLTAR; this is encoded by the coding sequence ATGATGTTGAAATTTGTTGTGATAGATGATGAGCCGCTTGCGCTCGAAGTATTAGACGGCTACCTGAAAAAACTGGATGGAGTACATTCTGCGTCGCTTTTTAGCCATACCGCCGAAGCATTACTCTATCTGGAAAATCACCAGGTAGATGTCTTGCTTTTGGATATCAAGATGCCGGAAATGACAGGCATCGAATTCTTAAAAGCATTATCAGATCCTCCATTGACCATTTTCACCACAGCCTACCGCAATTATGCATTTGAAGGGTATGAATTGGGCGTAATTGATTTTTTACTAAAACCGATATCCTTTACCCGTTTCAACCAGTCCATTTCAAAAGTACGGGAGTTTTTGGAACTGAAAATGCAGCACAGTAAAATTGAAGCTATTTCTGATGAAAGCGAAAATTTTGTTTTTGTCAAAAGTGGTGTTCAACGCATCAAACTGCAATTTGATGATGTAATATACATTCAGGGATTGAAAGATTATGCCATTGTATTTACACATTCAGGAAAGATCCTGCTGAAAGGCTCAATCAAAGCGATGTTGGATATTTTCCCCAACAATCGCTTTGTCCGGGTGCATAAATCTTTCATTGTATCGATTCAAAAAATCACTCGTTTAGAGAGTAACCAGGTGCTACTGAATAGTCAACAAATTCCTATTGGCCGA